Proteins from one Thermotoga sp. SG1 genomic window:
- a CDS encoding zinc metallopeptidase, whose protein sequence is MFFFFDPTFIILIPGLLLALWAQIRVQTAYARYSQVRSSLGLTGYELARRLLENAGIYNVKIEVVSGFLSDHYDPVKKVLRLSPQNFKGTSVASLGVVAHEVGHAIQDAEKYPLLALRNMMVPAAALGSNLSWFIFLFGLIFYTPFLIRLGIILFSLVVLFTLITLPVEFNASRRAVKLLETSMLMPEYELRGVKEVLNAAALTYVASSLTAFLQLLRMIALAGLFGDRR, encoded by the coding sequence GTGTTCTTCTTCTTTGATCCAACCTTCATCATACTCATTCCGGGCTTGCTACTGGCACTCTGGGCGCAGATACGGGTTCAGACGGCTTACGCCAGGTATTCACAGGTGAGATCCTCTCTGGGACTCACAGGGTACGAACTCGCAAGGAGATTGCTCGAAAATGCCGGTATCTACAACGTGAAGATAGAAGTCGTTTCGGGGTTTCTCTCCGATCATTATGATCCTGTGAAGAAAGTTCTCAGGCTCTCTCCACAGAACTTCAAAGGAACTTCTGTCGCCTCTCTTGGAGTTGTGGCTCACGAAGTGGGACACGCCATACAAGACGCTGAGAAATATCCTCTGCTTGCTCTGAGAAACATGATGGTACCGGCAGCCGCGTTGGGATCGAACCTCTCGTGGTTCATCTTCCTTTTCGGTCTCATCTTCTACACACCGTTTTTGATAAGGCTGGGTATAATTCTGTTTTCACTGGTTGTTCTCTTCACACTGATCACTCTTCCTGTAGAGTTCAACGCCAGCAGGCGTGCGGTGAAACTCCTTGAAACCTCGATGCTGATGCCCGAGTACGAACTGAGAGGTGTCAAAGAGGTTCTGAACGCAGCGGCTCTCACATACGTTGCCTCGTCTTTGACAGCGTTCCTTCAGCTTCTCAGAATGATAGCTCTGGCAGGGCTTTTCGGTGATAGAAGATGA
- a CDS encoding PhoH family protein, which produces MEVGTTITVRKVRIPEDVGVLEIFGQYDKRARYLRKTFNVDLAVRGSEILIKGSDERSVEAAHRVLDEIISITRDGHLLDWTEFEYLVEKVSNAESVKDVYSKNNGGPVLGRKVKPKTLGQKRYLEAVEKNDLVFVIGPAGTGKTYLAVAIALDYLKMGKVNRIVLTRPAVEAGEKLGFLPGDLTEKVEPYLRPLYDAIIDITSPDKFNSYRERGIIEIVPLAYMRGRTLNNSFIILDEAQNTTYQQMKMFLTRLGFNSKAVVTGDITQVDIEEGKSGLIECQKILKGIPGIEFVYLDESDVVRHPLVKKIIKAYEEYERSRKS; this is translated from the coding sequence CTGGAGGTGGGAACCACGATCACTGTTAGGAAAGTCAGGATTCCCGAAGATGTGGGCGTGTTGGAGATATTCGGTCAGTACGATAAAAGAGCAAGATACCTCAGGAAAACGTTCAACGTGGATCTCGCAGTCCGAGGTAGTGAAATTCTCATAAAAGGTTCAGACGAAAGGAGTGTAGAAGCAGCACACCGCGTCCTGGACGAGATCATATCCATAACAAGAGACGGACATTTACTGGACTGGACCGAATTCGAGTATTTAGTGGAAAAGGTTTCAAACGCGGAAAGTGTGAAGGATGTTTACTCGAAAAACAACGGAGGCCCTGTTCTTGGAAGAAAGGTAAAACCCAAAACTTTGGGCCAAAAAAGGTATCTAGAAGCTGTCGAGAAAAACGACCTGGTTTTCGTGATAGGACCAGCTGGTACAGGGAAAACGTACCTGGCAGTGGCTATCGCTCTTGATTACCTGAAAATGGGTAAAGTGAACAGAATTGTTCTGACAAGGCCAGCGGTTGAAGCAGGAGAAAAGTTAGGATTCTTACCAGGAGATTTGACAGAAAAAGTAGAGCCCTACCTGAGGCCTCTGTACGATGCCATAATTGACATCACTTCTCCAGATAAATTCAACAGTTATCGTGAAAGGGGAATCATAGAAATCGTGCCACTTGCCTACATGAGAGGGCGTACATTGAACAACTCCTTCATAATTCTGGATGAAGCGCAGAACACCACTTATCAGCAGATGAAGATGTTTCTGACCAGGCTCGGGTTCAATTCAAAGGCGGTTGTGACCGGCGATATCACACAGGTTGATATAGAAGAAGGGAAATCCGGTCTAATAGAGTGTCAGAAGATACTGAAGGGCATACCTGGAATAGAATTTGTGTATCTTGATGAAAGTGATGTTGTGAGACATCCTCTCGTGAAGAAGATCATAAAAGCCTACGAAGAATACGAAAGGTCGAGAAAGTCATGA
- a CDS encoding DUF1893 domain-containing protein — protein MKDTVERAKKLIEERGLSLIVIRDDQAIFESTESGLKPLVKVYTILKDLSGCVVVDRLVGRAAAFFFVEMRPSFVHAFVISEGAIGLLNKHGVKFSYEEEVPFVLSRNGKNMCPFEKMLLDVNDPKEAIERILSKFTLS, from the coding sequence GTGAAAGATACTGTTGAAAGAGCAAAAAAACTCATCGAGGAAAGAGGTTTGAGTTTGATCGTGATAAGAGACGATCAGGCGATCTTTGAAAGCACAGAAAGCGGTTTGAAACCCCTTGTTAAGGTTTATACGATCTTAAAAGATCTGTCTGGATGTGTGGTGGTGGACAGACTCGTCGGAAGGGCAGCAGCCTTCTTTTTTGTGGAAATGAGGCCTTCTTTCGTTCACGCCTTTGTCATCAGTGAAGGTGCCATCGGTCTGTTGAACAAACACGGTGTGAAGTTTTCCTATGAAGAGGAAGTACCTTTTGTGTTATCAAGGAATGGAAAAAACATGTGTCCCTTTGAGAAAATGCTCCTGGATGTGAATGATCCGAAAGAAGCCATAGAAAGAATTCTCTCAAAGTTCACCTTATCTTAA
- the rpsG gene encoding 30S ribosomal protein S7, producing MRRRRAERRQIPPDPVYGDVLVAKLINKVMWDGKKTIAQKIVYGAFDIIKEKMKKDPLEVFRQAVENVKPVLEVRPRRVGGATYQVPIEVQEPRRTSLAIRWIVEAARAKKGRPMKEKLAEEIMAAYNNTGTAIKKKEDTHRMAEANRAFAHYRW from the coding sequence GTGCGTAGAAGAAGAGCTGAAAGAAGACAAATACCGCCTGATCCAGTTTATGGAGATGTTCTGGTAGCAAAGCTGATAAACAAAGTGATGTGGGATGGAAAAAAGACGATCGCCCAGAAGATCGTCTACGGTGCTTTCGATATCATCAAGGAGAAGATGAAGAAAGATCCTCTTGAAGTCTTCAGACAGGCTGTGGAGAACGTAAAGCCCGTCCTTGAGGTGAGACCAAGAAGGGTTGGAGGTGCAACGTATCAGGTTCCCATTGAGGTTCAGGAACCAAGAAGAACCTCTCTTGCTATAAGATGGATAGTTGAGGCTGCAAGAGCTAAGAAAGGACGCCCTATGAAAGAAAAACTGGCTGAGGAGATAATGGCAGCCTACAACAACACGGGTACGGCCATCAAGAAAAAGGAAGACACCCACAGGATGGCAGAAGCAAACAGGGCCTTTGCACATTACAGGTGGTGA
- the ybeY gene encoding rRNA maturation RNase YbeY encodes MVKILGEGKGKEILKSLSEKLDEIVKKEIGNVNTNVILVSKDQIKEMNREFRGENFPTDVLTFPLLEEVYGEIYICPEVVEENAKEYNNTFEKELIEVVIHGILHLAGYDHEFEDKNAKEMFEKQHIYVEEVWNEWRSSLSGGIGQERT; translated from the coding sequence ATGGTCAAAATTCTGGGTGAAGGAAAAGGAAAAGAGATCTTGAAAAGTTTGAGTGAAAAATTAGACGAAATCGTAAAGAAGGAGATAGGAAACGTCAACACGAACGTGATACTCGTGAGTAAAGATCAAATAAAAGAAATGAACAGAGAATTCCGTGGTGAAAACTTCCCAACAGATGTGCTTACCTTTCCTCTCCTCGAGGAAGTTTACGGAGAAATCTACATCTGTCCCGAGGTTGTTGAGGAGAATGCAAAGGAATACAACAACACTTTTGAGAAAGAACTGATAGAGGTTGTAATACACGGGATACTTCACCTTGCAGGATACGACCACGAATTTGAAGATAAGAACGCAAAAGAGATGTTCGAAAAACAACATATCTATGTAGAGGAGGTATGGAACGAATGGAGATCAAGCCTTTCAGGGGGTATCGGCCAAGAAAGGACGTAG
- the tuf gene encoding elongation factor Tu, which translates to MAKEKFVRAKPHVNVGTIGHIDHGKSTLTAAITKYLSLKGLAKYVPYDQIDKAPEEKARGITINITHVEYETEKRHYAHIDCPGHADYIKNMITGAAQMDGAILVVAATDGPMPQTREHVLLARQVEVPYMIVFINKTDMVDDPELIELVEMEVRDLLSQYEYPGDEVPVIKGSALKAIEAPDDPNHEAYKPIRELLDAMDSYIPDPQREVDKPFLMPIEDVFSITGRGTVVTGRIERGRIRPGDEVEIIGLSYEIRKTVVTSVEMFRKELDEGIAGDNVGCLLRGIDKDEVERGQVLAAPGSIKPHKRFKAEVYVLKKEEGGRHTPFTKGYKPQFYIRTADVTGEIVGLPEGVEMVMPGDHVEMEIELIYPVAIEKGQRFAIREGGRTVGAGVVTEVIE; encoded by the coding sequence ATGGCAAAGGAAAAGTTTGTAAGAGCAAAACCCCATGTTAATGTTGGAACCATCGGGCATATCGACCACGGAAAATCCACACTGACGGCCGCTATAACAAAGTACCTTTCTCTGAAAGGGCTTGCGAAATACGTGCCTTACGATCAGATCGACAAGGCTCCTGAGGAGAAGGCAAGAGGTATCACCATCAACATCACGCACGTTGAGTACGAAACCGAGAAAAGACACTACGCCCACATCGACTGTCCCGGACACGCTGACTACATTAAGAACATGATCACCGGTGCTGCTCAGATGGATGGAGCCATACTCGTTGTTGCTGCAACGGATGGACCCATGCCCCAGACAAGAGAACACGTGCTTCTTGCGAGACAGGTTGAAGTTCCTTACATGATCGTTTTCATCAACAAAACAGATATGGTTGACGATCCTGAGCTTATCGAACTCGTTGAGATGGAAGTGAGAGATCTTCTGAGTCAGTACGAATACCCCGGTGACGAAGTGCCCGTTATAAAAGGATCTGCCTTGAAGGCCATTGAAGCTCCAGACGATCCGAATCATGAAGCATACAAACCCATTCGGGAGCTGCTCGATGCTATGGACAGCTACATCCCAGATCCTCAGAGGGAAGTTGACAAACCGTTCCTCATGCCCATCGAAGATGTTTTCTCCATCACAGGAAGAGGAACGGTTGTCACTGGAAGAATCGAAAGAGGAAGAATCAGACCTGGTGACGAGGTTGAGATCATAGGACTCAGTTATGAAATCAGAAAGACAGTCGTCACAAGTGTTGAGATGTTCAGAAAAGAACTCGATGAAGGTATCGCTGGTGACAACGTGGGATGTCTGCTCAGGGGAATCGACAAAGACGAAGTCGAAAGAGGTCAGGTTCTTGCAGCTCCTGGTAGCATTAAACCCCACAAGAGGTTCAAAGCAGAGGTCTACGTTCTGAAGAAAGAGGAAGGTGGAAGACACACACCGTTTACAAAGGGTTACAAACCTCAGTTCTACATAAGAACGGCTGACGTTACTGGTGAAATCGTGGGACTTCCGGAAGGAGTCGAAATGGTCATGCCTGGAGACCACGTCGAGATGGAAATAGAGCTCATCTACCCCGTTGCTATTGAGAAAGGTCAGAGATTCGCTATAAGAGAAGGCGGAAGAACAGTTGGAGCTGGCGTTGTCACAGAAGTTATCGAGTGA
- the fusA gene encoding elongation factor G, protein MQSVEARYVDLDKIRNIGIMAHIDAGKTTTTERILYYTGRKHFIGDVDEGTATTDWMPQEKERGITIQSAATTCFWKGYRINIIDTPGHVDFTAEVERALRVLDGAVAVFDATAGVEPQSETVWRQADKYNVPRIAFMNKMDKVGADFYMAVETLITKLKANPIPIQMPIGSEKDFQGVIDLIKMKALYWTSEDGSVYEEREIPNELREEAELRREEMLEKLAELDEAILEKYLEGEEITEEEIKKVLRKATIENRAVPVLCGAAKMNKGIQPLLDAVIDYLPSPLDLPPVKGWRLSDGEVVYRKPDENEPFTALVFKVQVDPYIGKLVYFRVYSGRLEKGSYVYNSTKGQRERISRIVFMHADKREEVDYVRPGDIAAGVGLKVSQTGDTLCDEKEPIVLEKIDFPEPVISLAIEPATKSDEEKLVKALLALSEEDPTLQVKVDKETGETIISGMGELHLEIIVDRLKREFGVNVRVGQPQVAYRETIKKAAEAEGKYIRQTGGRGQYGHVILRIEPIPEEEGKNFEFIDKTVGGVIPKEFMPAIEAGIKEAMMSGLLAGYPVVRIRATVLDGSYHEVDSSEMAFKIAASLAFKEAMKKAQPVLLEPIMKLEITTPEEYMGNIIADLNSRRAKVESLETRGHLKVIVAKVPLSETFGYATTLRSLSQGRASYIMQFSHYQEVPEKIAEKIIKVV, encoded by the coding sequence ATGCAGAGTGTAGAAGCGAGGTATGTTGACCTGGATAAGATTAGGAACATCGGTATAATGGCTCATATCGATGCCGGAAAGACGACCACAACGGAAAGAATCCTTTACTACACAGGAAGAAAACACTTCATAGGAGATGTGGATGAAGGAACAGCAACCACAGACTGGATGCCCCAGGAGAAGGAAAGGGGCATTACGATACAGTCCGCCGCTACAACGTGCTTCTGGAAGGGATACAGGATCAACATAATCGATACACCCGGGCACGTTGACTTCACGGCTGAGGTTGAGAGGGCACTTAGAGTGCTCGATGGAGCGGTTGCCGTTTTCGATGCAACGGCAGGTGTCGAGCCACAATCAGAAACCGTCTGGAGGCAGGCAGATAAATACAACGTTCCCAGAATAGCCTTCATGAACAAGATGGACAAGGTCGGTGCAGATTTTTACATGGCAGTCGAAACACTTATTACAAAACTCAAAGCCAATCCCATACCTATTCAGATGCCGATCGGGAGTGAAAAGGACTTCCAGGGAGTAATAGATCTTATAAAGATGAAAGCGCTCTACTGGACCAGCGAGGATGGTTCTGTGTACGAAGAAAGAGAAATTCCGAACGAGTTGAGAGAAGAAGCAGAACTCAGAAGAGAAGAGATGCTGGAAAAACTGGCAGAACTGGATGAAGCGATACTCGAGAAATACCTCGAGGGAGAGGAAATCACCGAGGAGGAAATCAAGAAAGTTCTGAGGAAAGCCACCATAGAGAATAGAGCGGTTCCCGTCCTGTGTGGAGCGGCGAAAATGAACAAGGGAATACAGCCATTGCTGGATGCCGTAATAGACTATCTCCCGTCTCCTCTGGATCTTCCTCCTGTTAAGGGATGGAGACTCTCAGATGGCGAGGTCGTCTACAGGAAACCAGACGAGAACGAACCGTTCACAGCCCTTGTTTTCAAAGTTCAGGTGGATCCGTACATAGGAAAACTGGTGTACTTCAGGGTTTACTCTGGAAGGCTGGAAAAAGGAAGCTACGTCTACAACTCCACCAAGGGTCAGAGAGAGAGAATCTCAAGAATCGTTTTCATGCACGCAGACAAGCGCGAAGAGGTTGATTATGTAAGACCCGGTGATATAGCCGCAGGAGTTGGATTGAAAGTGTCTCAGACGGGAGACACTCTTTGTGATGAGAAAGAGCCAATCGTCCTGGAAAAGATCGACTTCCCAGAACCAGTCATATCTCTTGCCATTGAACCGGCGACGAAGAGCGATGAGGAAAAACTGGTGAAGGCACTCCTGGCACTGTCTGAAGAGGATCCTACTCTTCAGGTGAAGGTGGACAAAGAAACTGGCGAGACGATCATCTCCGGTATGGGTGAACTCCATCTTGAAATAATCGTCGACAGATTGAAGAGAGAGTTCGGCGTGAACGTCAGAGTTGGTCAACCTCAGGTTGCCTACAGAGAGACCATCAAAAAAGCCGCTGAAGCAGAAGGAAAGTACATCAGGCAAACCGGTGGTAGAGGCCAGTACGGTCATGTGATACTCAGGATAGAGCCTATTCCAGAAGAGGAAGGTAAAAACTTCGAATTCATCGATAAAACCGTTGGTGGTGTGATACCAAAAGAGTTCATGCCGGCCATAGAAGCGGGAATCAAAGAAGCAATGATGTCCGGTCTTCTTGCTGGCTATCCTGTCGTGAGAATAAGAGCGACTGTGCTCGACGGATCGTACCACGAAGTAGATTCTTCAGAGATGGCGTTCAAAATTGCAGCCTCTCTGGCGTTCAAGGAAGCAATGAAGAAGGCACAGCCAGTTCTTCTTGAGCCGATCATGAAGCTGGAGATCACAACTCCAGAAGAGTACATGGGCAACATCATTGCCGATCTCAATTCCAGAAGGGCAAAGGTGGAATCTCTCGAAACAAGAGGCCATTTGAAAGTCATAGTGGCAAAGGTCCCACTCTCTGAAACGTTTGGATATGCTACAACACTGAGATCTCTGAGTCAGGGAAGAGCAAGTTACATCATGCAGTTCTCTCACTATCAAGAGGTTCCGGAGAAAATCGCCGAGAAGATCATTAAAGTTGTTTAA
- a CDS encoding DUF1015 domain-containing protein, translated as MEIKPFRGYRPRKDVVEKFVAKPYDVVSFVEAKETIKSNPLSFLRVTRVEAETHEIEMDPTPEDMERARKNLEDFIEKGILIQEEKEALYIYRQKMGDHIQTGLVALFPVEEYKKGHIKRHELTRKKKEEERVQHILATRAHTGQVFLFYRSMEVLDRKLMELADSLEPIYRLTDDLDVVHEFFVVSDEKEIEEIKNLFKNIENLYIADGHHRAAAAARVSDILDREVGKGPHNYFMATVFPHNHLRIFDYNRVVRSHLTVEKLLEEVSKKFDIYRSYVVPARPSREHEIAMYVGNGKWYVLIPREIPEGVVESLDVNILQRELLEPVFGISNPREDERIDFIGGIKGLCELERIVDKGEFDVAFALYPVNIETLMRVSDEGKTMPPKSTWFEPKLLSGLVVHVFG; from the coding sequence ATGGAGATCAAGCCTTTCAGGGGGTATCGGCCAAGAAAGGACGTAGTTGAAAAGTTCGTGGCAAAACCCTATGACGTGGTGTCGTTTGTCGAAGCCAAAGAGACCATCAAAAGCAACCCGCTCAGTTTCCTCAGAGTGACAAGGGTTGAGGCAGAAACGCATGAAATAGAAATGGATCCTACCCCTGAAGACATGGAGAGAGCTAGAAAAAACCTTGAGGATTTCATAGAAAAAGGCATCCTGATTCAGGAAGAAAAAGAAGCCCTATACATATACCGTCAAAAGATGGGAGATCATATACAGACGGGTCTTGTGGCTTTGTTCCCTGTGGAAGAATACAAAAAAGGTCACATAAAGAGACACGAACTCACCAGAAAGAAGAAAGAAGAGGAAAGGGTTCAGCACATCCTGGCAACAAGGGCTCACACGGGGCAGGTCTTCCTCTTCTACAGATCCATGGAAGTGCTGGACAGGAAACTGATGGAACTTGCCGACTCTCTGGAACCTATTTACAGGCTAACGGACGACCTGGATGTGGTTCACGAGTTCTTCGTTGTCTCCGATGAAAAAGAGATCGAAGAAATAAAGAATCTCTTCAAAAACATAGAAAACCTGTACATAGCAGATGGACACCACAGAGCAGCTGCAGCTGCAAGGGTGAGTGATATTCTCGATAGGGAAGTAGGAAAGGGACCACATAACTATTTCATGGCTACGGTTTTTCCCCATAACCATCTCAGGATATTCGATTACAACAGGGTTGTTCGTTCTCACCTCACCGTGGAAAAACTTCTGGAGGAAGTTTCAAAAAAGTTCGACATTTACAGGTCCTATGTCGTTCCCGCAAGACCTTCAAGAGAACACGAGATCGCGATGTACGTAGGAAACGGTAAGTGGTATGTGTTAATTCCCAGGGAAATTCCTGAAGGCGTTGTCGAAAGTCTAGACGTGAACATACTCCAGCGAGAGCTTCTTGAACCGGTTTTTGGTATTTCCAATCCAAGAGAGGACGAGAGAATAGACTTCATAGGTGGGATAAAAGGGCTCTGTGAACTGGAAAGAATCGTTGACAAAGGAGAATTCGATGTGGCCTTTGCTCTATATCCCGTGAACATAGAAACGCTGATGAGAGTCTCAGATGAAGGAAAAACCATGCCACCAAAGTCCACCTGGTTTGAACCAAAACTTCTGAGCGGTCTGGTGGTCCACGTCTTTGGCTGA
- a CDS encoding HD family phosphohydrolase, whose protein sequence is MNLISEGIVTLAIWFSLVETSVRHFRKYSLSQVYTYTHLSLILLGTVFIGFSLPEIGPFMTPLYIPVALMSLLFNFEVALTSGVLLSIISMYRWYYDINLIMPFLLTVLIATKTLSNADRRLDVMKSSALTSLALTGTHLFMRFGLNIEYTSYDLLAALLNPILSGVMVLGILPYVEYTSRLYSNLGLIEFGNLNHPLLKMLAMKAPGTYYHSVIVANLAEAAAEKIGANPVLARIGAYYHDIGKMKRPHFFTENIRDGKNPHEDITPSLSHLVLNEHVKYGIELARKHRLPLLVEFIIPQHHGTRSQKYFYYKAKQQFEDIPEEEFRYPGPKPQFKEAAIIMLADSVEAASRSLKNPSVTQIKECVEDVISSIFFERQLDESGITLSELEKISDAFLQVLVNIFSSRIEYPEEAKLQKVVRIDGQNSG, encoded by the coding sequence ATGAATTTGATCTCTGAAGGCATTGTCACTCTTGCAATCTGGTTTTCACTGGTAGAAACAAGCGTCAGGCATTTCAGAAAATACTCTCTCAGCCAGGTTTACACTTACACACACCTTTCTTTGATCCTGCTGGGGACTGTTTTCATAGGATTTTCCCTTCCAGAAATTGGCCCTTTCATGACCCCACTCTACATACCGGTTGCGCTGATGAGTCTGCTGTTCAATTTTGAGGTTGCCCTCACAAGTGGTGTTCTTCTTTCCATCATTTCCATGTACAGATGGTATTACGATATAAATCTGATCATGCCTTTTCTTCTGACGGTTTTGATCGCCACAAAAACCCTTTCAAACGCTGACAGAAGACTCGATGTTATGAAATCGTCTGCTCTGACGTCACTGGCACTTACAGGAACTCACCTCTTCATGAGATTTGGTTTGAACATTGAGTACACCTCGTACGATCTTCTAGCAGCCCTTCTCAATCCGATTCTCTCGGGTGTGATGGTATTAGGTATTCTTCCATATGTGGAGTACACGAGCCGTCTTTATTCCAACCTCGGTCTCATCGAATTTGGAAACCTGAACCATCCTCTCCTGAAGATGCTTGCCATGAAAGCACCGGGGACGTACTATCACAGCGTGATCGTAGCAAATCTGGCAGAGGCAGCCGCAGAGAAGATAGGCGCAAATCCCGTCCTGGCTCGAATTGGTGCTTATTATCACGATATAGGTAAGATGAAAAGGCCCCACTTTTTCACAGAGAACATAAGGGACGGTAAGAACCCTCACGAAGACATAACACCTTCTCTGAGCCATCTTGTTCTAAACGAGCACGTGAAGTACGGAATAGAACTTGCTCGTAAACATCGCCTTCCTTTGCTCGTGGAATTCATCATCCCGCAGCATCACGGAACAAGATCACAGAAGTACTTCTACTACAAAGCCAAACAGCAGTTTGAGGACATACCAGAGGAAGAATTTCGCTACCCGGGACCAAAACCACAGTTCAAAGAAGCTGCCATCATAATGCTGGCTGATTCTGTGGAAGCAGCATCCAGAAGTTTGAAGAATCCTTCCGTTACTCAGATAAAAGAATGCGTGGAGGATGTCATTTCCTCCATCTTCTTCGAAAGGCAACTCGATGAATCTGGTATTACCCTGAGTGAGCTAGAAAAGATCTCAGACGCCTTTCTACAGGTGCTCGTTAACATATTCAGTTCCAGGATAGAATACCCAGAAGAGGCAAAATTGCAGAAGGTGGTAAGAATAGATGGTCAAAATTCTGGGTGA
- a CDS encoding 16S rRNA (cytosine(967)-C(5))-methyltransferase, with protein MRTNVRLLAYRLLRKCEKEKFLDREDVDSVLSVLNDKDRRFLKELVWGVMRKEELLDWYINQLLRNPDIPPAVRVALRMGVYQLLFMDGVPDYAAVSETVKLIKNENFRKLVNAVLRRVKSVPPPNDLHLVYSHPKWIVDYWNSFLPEEAVLRIMEWNQKPLPTVLRVNSLVTTRDEVIEILSKEGTEAIYGKHSPFSVVIKKLGVPLNDSKVITEGLATVQGESSQIVPLLMDLEPNMKVLDTCSAPGGKTTFIAELMKDKGEILATDVSMERLQLVEKHVKRLKLSSVKIKLADAERLIEFIQDEFDRILVDAPCSSLGTARNHPEVLRRAKKEEFKELSEKQFRILSQSWKLLKKGGILLYSTCTITKEENTEVIKIFVEQTPDVDVIDLRERLKDYRVEGVWDGFGFLMLPDETLTSFYVSVLKKTG; from the coding sequence ATGAGAACAAACGTGAGATTGCTCGCTTACAGGCTCCTTCGAAAGTGCGAAAAGGAAAAATTTCTGGACAGAGAGGACGTGGACAGCGTCCTCTCTGTTTTGAACGATAAAGACAGAAGATTCCTCAAGGAACTCGTGTGGGGAGTCATGAGGAAGGAAGAGCTCCTGGATTGGTATATAAATCAACTTCTCAGAAATCCAGATATTCCACCAGCCGTGAGGGTTGCACTGAGAATGGGAGTCTATCAACTTCTCTTCATGGATGGTGTACCAGATTACGCCGCAGTGAGTGAAACGGTAAAGCTGATCAAGAACGAAAACTTCAGAAAACTCGTCAACGCTGTGCTGAGGAGAGTAAAGAGTGTACCACCTCCCAACGATCTTCATCTTGTTTACTCACATCCAAAGTGGATAGTCGATTACTGGAATTCCTTTCTTCCAGAAGAGGCCGTGCTGAGGATCATGGAGTGGAACCAAAAACCACTTCCAACCGTGCTTCGCGTGAACTCACTTGTTACGACCAGAGACGAAGTCATAGAGATCCTCTCAAAAGAGGGAACAGAGGCTATTTATGGGAAACATTCTCCATTTTCTGTTGTGATAAAGAAACTGGGAGTTCCTCTGAACGATTCGAAGGTCATAACGGAGGGTCTCGCCACGGTTCAGGGAGAATCTTCCCAGATCGTACCGCTTCTTATGGATCTGGAACCGAATATGAAAGTACTGGACACATGCTCTGCTCCGGGTGGAAAGACAACCTTCATTGCTGAACTGATGAAGGATAAAGGAGAAATTCTGGCAACAGACGTGAGTATGGAAAGGTTGCAACTGGTCGAAAAACACGTAAAACGCCTGAAACTTTCTTCTGTGAAGATCAAACTCGCAGATGCGGAGCGCCTTATAGAGTTCATTCAAGATGAGTTCGATCGAATCCTTGTGGATGCACCGTGTTCTTCTCTTGGGACGGCAAGAAACCATCCAGAGGTGTTGAGAAGAGCAAAAAAAGAAGAGTTCAAAGAACTTTCGGAAAAACAGTTTAGAATACTTTCTCAGTCGTGGAAACTCTTGAAGAAAGGCGGCATTTTGCTGTACAGTACATGCACCATAACTAAAGAAGAAAACACAGAGGTCATAAAGATCTTCGTTGAGCAAACCCCCGATGTTGATGTGATTGATTTGAGAGAAAGATTGAAAGATTACAGAGTAGAAGGGGTGTGGGATGGCTTTGGATTTCTGATGCTACCAGACGAGACTCTCACATCGTTCTATGTCTCTGTTCTCAAAAAAACCGGGTGA
- the rpsL gene encoding 30S ribosomal protein S12, which translates to MPTINQLIRHGRKPKKKKSKAPALQGNPQKRGVCIKVSTMTPKKPNSALRKIARVRLSNGIEVTAYIPGIGHNLQEHSVVLVRGGRVKDLPGVRYKIIRGALDAAGVEGRRQSRSKYGAKRPKDQKK; encoded by the coding sequence ATGCCGACCATTAATCAATTGATCAGGCATGGAAGGAAGCCTAAAAAGAAGAAATCTAAAGCTCCTGCTCTTCAAGGAAACCCTCAAAAACGAGGTGTCTGTATAAAGGTTTCCACCATGACCCCGAAGAAGCCGAACTCTGCTCTCAGAAAGATTGCTAGGGTAAGGCTTTCTAACGGTATAGAAGTCACAGCATACATACCTGGTATAGGCCACAATCTTCAGGAACACTCGGTGGTCCTCGTAAGAGGCGGAAGGGTGAAGGACCTTCCTGGTGTCAGGTACAAGATCATAAGAGGTGCCCTGGATGCGGCTGGAGTTGAAGGAAGAAGGCAGTCCAGGAGTAAATACGGTGCCAAGAGGCCCAAGGACCAAAAAAAGTGA